A genomic window from Cucumis melo cultivar AY chromosome 8, USDA_Cmelo_AY_1.0, whole genome shotgun sequence includes:
- the LOC103484564 gene encoding lysine-specific demethylase JMJ28 translates to MEEEDEALPDHLRCKRTDGKQWRCKRRVMDNLKLCEIHYLQGRHRQCKEKVPDSLKLQRTNRKSIDTDSNVENVVIRASPKAATLAKLMKRKKLGGASAALDGMLNRMKMKKGSMQFELIKMVLRREVEKRRKKKDVEKAKKRMKNSGNEIELEENSDKEMTRQLPNGLMAISPSPSPLQSGNEGSSCGTKIGAESRPIQPRRFRSKNVNILPVGDLQVLPYGRNVGRSRKCKRKKCHGCQKSTSWSLTQCSSCQKTFFCIDCIRERYFDTPEEVKRACPVCRGICNCKDCSVYQSLHTECKDFLGDGVGKILRFHYLICVLLPILKQINTEKDAEIETEAMVKGIELSEVDIKQDEFGSLEHCCNNCKTIIADLYRSCPSCSYNLCLSCRRNIFLEDSSGVCNMSIPKYLNGKKTCLADKKKLVKNKKLIPGTWLPSSKSLHKGRIHNSVRHFSCPSNECGSCSDNSLLELRCIFPLSWTKELEASAEEIVCSYDFPESVDASSHCTLCFGEDRDVDETEEFQKVAVREDSNDNYLYYPSLLDIRLDDLEHFQRHWVKGHPVIVRDVLENSDLTWDPVVMFCTYLERTISRFENSTSLPEASCNMDWCEVEIGIRQCFMGSLKGRTRTNTCNNMLKLKGWLSSHLFQEQFPAHYAEIIRILPLQEYMNPMSGLLNLAAKLPQEIAKPDMGPCVYLAYGCSEDHVLVDSVSRLCYDSYDVINILVHSTDVPVSTEQLTKVINLLQRQRALGESSNTSTNHSSVEEVESCKAGIETPVSKKFAKVPCFSASTDQVFAQGIKRPSMTSDSACDSDPEPLMFECKSSQISETTGPQTKFREQIESCLVVGNKSSKTCGAQWDVFRRQDVPRLSEYLRKHSDEFIHKQVVHPILDQSFFLDEAHKLRLKEEFQIEPWTFEQNIGEAVIIPAGCPYQIRSPKSCVHVVLDFISPESVGESIQLTDEVRLLPENHIAKEKTLEVKKRALHTIDAAIRQVRELTNALQEVSH, encoded by the exons atggaagaagaagacgaagcaCTTCCAGACCATTTGCGGTGCAAGAGGACTGATGGGAAGCAATGGCGTTGCAAAAGAAGAGTGATGGATAATCTAAAGCTCTGTGAAATTCACTATCTTCAAGGCCGCCATCGTCAGTGTAAGGAGAAAGTTCCTGATTCTCTCAAACTTCAAAGGACGAACAGAAAATCGATTGATACAGATTCGAATGTTGAAAACGTCGTAATTAGGGCGTCTCCGAAAGCGGCAACACTAGCAAAACTAATGAAGAGGAAGAAATTAGGTGGAGCTTCAGCCGCATTGGATGGGATGCTAAATagaatgaagatgaagaaagggAGTATGCAGTTTGAGTTGATAAAGATGGTGCTGCGAAGGGAAGtggagaagagaagaaagaagaaggatgTTGAGAAGGCTAAGAAGAGGATGAAGAACTCGGGGAATGAAATTGAGTTGGAGGAGAACAGTGATAAGGAAATGACGAGGCAATTGCCTAATGGACTTATGGCAATTTCTCCTTCTCCATCCCCTCTTCAATCTGGCAATGAAGGTTCTTCTTGCGGAACCAAGATTGGGGCAGAATCCAGACCGATTCAGCCACGGCGATTTCGTTCCAAGAATGTCAATATTCTTCCAGTTGGCGACTTGCAG GTTCTACCATATGGGCGTAATGTGGGGAGATCGAGAAAATGTAAGAGGAAGAAATGTCATGGGTGTCAGAAAAGTACTTCTTGGAGCTTAACTCAGTGTTCAAGTTGTCAAAAAACCTTCTTCTGCATAGACTGCATCAGAGAGAG GTACTTCGATACACCAGAAGAAGTGAAAAGGGCATGTCCTGTCTGCCGTGGGATTTGCAACTGTAAGGACTGCTCAGTGTATCAATCTTTGCACACAGAATGTAAG GATTTTTTGGGAGATGGCGTTGGAAAAATTCTACGTTTCCATTATTTGATTTGTGTTCTTCTCCCTATACTCAAACAAATAAACACAGAGAAGGACGCCGAGATAGAAACAGAGGCCATGGTAAAAG GGATAGAACTTTCTGAAGTTGATATCAAGCAGGATGAATTTGGCAGTCTTGAACATTGTTG CAATAACTGCAAAACTATTATTGCGGATCTCTACAGAAGTTGCCCAAGTTGTTCTTATAATCTCTGCTTAAGTTGCCGCCGTAATATTTTTCTTGAGGATTCCAGTGGAGTCTGTAACATGTCCATTCCGAAGTATCTTAATGGAAAGAAAACCTGTCTGGCTGATAAAAAGAAACTTGTGAAAAACAAGAAGTTAATTCCTGGTACTTGGCTTCCTTCTTCTAAGTCGTTGCACAAAGGAAGAATTCATAATAGTGTTAGACATTTCTCTTGTCCGTCAAATGAATGTGGCAGCTGCAGTGATAATAGCCTTCTTGAGTTGAGATGTATTTTTCCATTAAGTTGGACAAAGGAACTTGAAGCGAGTGCAGAAGAAATAGTATGCAGCTATGATTTTCCAGAGTCTGTTGATGCATCGTCACACTGTACTTTGTGCTTTGGTGAGGATCGTGATGTTGATGAAACTGAAGAGTTCCAGAAAGTGGCCGTTCGAGAGGATTCAAATGATAACTATTTGTATTATCCCAGCCTTCTTGACATCCGTCTTGATGACCTTGAACACTTTCAGAGGCACTGGGTTAAAGGTCATCCGGTAATTGTACGTGATGTTCTGGAAAATTCAGATCTGACTTGGGATCCAGTAGTGATGTTTTGTACTTACCTTGAGAGAACCATTTCTAGATTCGAAAATAGTACGAGCCTCCCAGAAGCTTCTTGTAACATGGACTGGTGTGAG GTAGAAATTGGCATTAGGCAGTGTTTTATGGGTTCTCTGAAGGGACGGACACGCACAAACACTTGTAACAACATGTTAAAATTAAAAGGTTGGCTCTCTTCCCATTTGTTTCAAGAGCAGTTTCCAGCTCATTATGCTGAAATAATTCGAATTCTACCACTTCAAGAATACATGAACCCCATGTCTGGTCTTCTAAATCTAGCTGCAAAGTTACCACAGGAAATTGCCAAGCCTGACATGGGTCCATGTGTCTATCTTGCCTATGGATGTTCTGAAGATCATGTTTTGGTTGACTCTGTCTCCAGATTATGTTATGACTCGTATGATGTG ATTAACATTTTGGTCCACAGTACAGACGTCCCTGTTTCAACAGAACAACTTACAAAAGTTATCAACTTGCTTCAAAGGCAAAGGGCTCTAGGTGAGTCCTCCAATACCTCTACTAATCATTCAAGTGTGGAGGAAGTGGAATCTTGTAAAGCTGGCATTGAAACACCCGTCAGTAAGAAGTTTGCAAAAGTACCCTGTTTCTCTGCATCCACTGATCAAGTGTTTGCTCAGGGCATTAAACGCCCTAGTATGACCTCTGACAGTGCATGTGACTCGGATCCTGAACCATTAATGTTCGAATGCAAATCTTCCCAAATTAGTGAGACAACTGGACCTCAAACAAAATTTAGGGAACAGATAGAATCATGTCTTGTTGTTGGAAATAAATCGTCGAAGACTTGTGGTGCCCAATGGGATGTTTTCCGGAGGCAAGATGTTCCTAGGCTATCAGAGTACCTTCGGAAGCATTCTGATGAGTTCATTCATAAGCAA GTTGTGCATCCAATTCTAGACCAGAGTTTTTTCCTTGATGAAGCCCACAAATTGAGGCTGAAGGAGGAGTTTC AAATCGAACCATGGACTTTTGAGCAAAACATTGGAGAAGCCGTTATCATTCCAGCTGGATGTCCATACCAGATACGGAGTCCAAAG TCTTGCGTACACGTGGTATTAGATTTCATCTCACCCGAAAGTGTTGGCGAAAGTATCCAGTTGACCGACGAGGTTCGACTACTTCCAGAAAATCACATAGCAAAAGAGAAGACATTAGAG GTAAAAAAGAGGGCCCTCCATACTATAGATGCAGCTATAAGACAAGTTCGGGAGCTTACAAATGCATTGCAAGAAGTATCCCATTGA